A stretch of the Geovibrio thiophilus genome encodes the following:
- a CDS encoding cache domain-containing protein translates to MGSRVIFTSIQQKIFVYAVLLFFGILTLSSFTLYFIIKTELQDRIAEQLNIYADSLSEMVKISVDSASEQYLKGVLLERASVIETMSSGTVIRENMLEIASKPPLKDASVSIRDKDGRLLIYGITGDAPSCGKTSLETERFVKNSIHYTSGTYTIPSSGWCVTVSVPSASFRDILEVEEVREAILSKKFGKSGYAYVIDSSGNVLIHPVIENTNVYNEADINGRYFIREMISKKNGETYYPWKNPGEASFREKVASHRYIPELDWIVASSSYLDEIYAPLFRLKVYLTAVFLISVITVIPLTVWLSASITGPIKYLTRAIEKGGTDIRLVKKTADETGRLIDHFNRYMETIDDYRKKLEQDLQDKLKAENALKKSLETEKSVSDISAGFINFSSMPTDEIFRNSLIKFSMLIVASKAAVYKTTPDKCRMLYRYDPSDSPSGTEECRAFSRWLFERTAEQPELFIESVWQSRENQSAMHFLKSRRTVSAAASSMSVEQENDTVILFEFAEPLTAEEYENLRPSLRLFKNIFDGAMKRVMWEDSIQKAYDQMERKVQDRTAQLTEKTVLLEELSKNLEKRVHEETKKLRTQEQLLVQQSKMAAMGEMIGSIAHQWRQPLNALALLIQDIEEAHFCGEITDKYITASVSDAMKQINHMSVTIDDFRNFFRPSKEKTKISVPAAVIEVIALMASQISNNSISVDFSCSAKGSEDGTDCKTAYPEIYINGYSNEFKHVIMNILNNAKDEIIKTKEKENKNGLITISVTAENGLVRISVKDTGGGIAPEFIDRIFEPYFTTKNPDKGTGIGLYMAKVIIENNMGGRLCALNREEGGAEFIIELEETGSDETKDS, encoded by the coding sequence ATGGGTTCACGTGTGATTTTTACAAGCATACAGCAGAAAATATTTGTTTACGCTGTTCTCCTTTTTTTCGGCATCCTTACCCTAAGCAGTTTTACGCTTTATTTCATCATAAAAACAGAGCTTCAGGACAGGATAGCCGAACAGCTGAATATCTACGCCGACAGCTTGTCGGAGATGGTGAAGATCTCCGTGGACAGCGCTTCCGAGCAATACCTGAAGGGCGTTCTTCTTGAACGTGCCTCCGTCATTGAAACAATGTCCTCAGGCACGGTGATCAGGGAAAACATGCTTGAGATCGCCTCCAAGCCGCCTCTCAAGGACGCCTCCGTGAGCATAAGGGATAAAGACGGGAGGCTCCTCATTTACGGCATAACCGGTGACGCGCCCTCCTGCGGAAAAACATCCCTTGAAACCGAAAGGTTTGTTAAAAACAGCATCCACTACACCTCAGGGACATACACAATCCCTTCATCCGGCTGGTGTGTCACAGTATCCGTGCCGTCCGCATCGTTCAGGGACATTCTTGAGGTTGAGGAGGTGCGGGAGGCGATCCTATCCAAAAAATTCGGCAAAAGCGGCTACGCTTATGTCATAGACTCTTCCGGAAATGTGCTCATTCATCCTGTTATCGAAAACACCAATGTATATAACGAAGCCGATATAAACGGCAGATACTTCATCAGAGAGATGATAAGTAAGAAAAACGGCGAGACCTACTACCCTTGGAAGAATCCCGGGGAAGCGTCTTTCCGTGAAAAGGTCGCGAGCCACAGATACATTCCCGAGCTTGACTGGATAGTGGCCTCCTCCAGCTATCTGGATGAGATATACGCTCCGCTTTTCAGGCTGAAAGTTTATCTCACAGCGGTTTTCCTCATATCCGTCATCACCGTCATACCGCTCACCGTGTGGCTCAGCGCCAGCATAACGGGACCGATCAAATATCTGACAAGAGCAATCGAAAAAGGCGGCACGGACATACGCTTGGTAAAGAAGACCGCAGACGAAACCGGCAGGCTCATAGACCATTTCAACAGGTATATGGAAACTATTGACGACTACAGAAAAAAACTTGAGCAGGATTTACAGGATAAACTGAAAGCTGAAAACGCCCTGAAAAAAAGCCTTGAAACCGAAAAATCAGTAAGCGACATCTCCGCGGGATTCATCAACTTCTCCTCCATGCCTACCGACGAAATTTTTCGTAATTCACTGATAAAATTCAGCATGCTCATCGTGGCATCGAAAGCGGCTGTTTATAAAACAACACCAGACAAATGCAGAATGCTGTACAGGTATGATCCGTCCGATTCGCCTTCGGGAACAGAGGAGTGCCGTGCGTTCAGCAGATGGCTGTTTGAGCGCACAGCGGAGCAACCTGAGCTCTTCATAGAATCTGTCTGGCAGAGCAGAGAAAACCAGTCCGCCATGCACTTTCTTAAAAGCAGGCGCACGGTCTCCGCCGCCGCCTCCTCGATGAGTGTTGAGCAGGAGAACGATACGGTAATCCTGTTTGAATTCGCGGAACCGCTCACTGCTGAGGAATATGAAAACCTCCGCCCGTCGCTCCGGCTTTTCAAGAATATTTTTGACGGCGCAATGAAAAGAGTTATGTGGGAAGATTCCATTCAGAAAGCCTATGACCAGATGGAGCGCAAGGTTCAGGATCGCACTGCACAGCTTACGGAAAAGACTGTTCTCCTTGAGGAATTGTCTAAAAATCTGGAAAAAAGAGTTCATGAGGAAACTAAAAAGCTCCGCACTCAGGAGCAGCTTCTGGTTCAGCAGTCAAAAATGGCGGCTATGGGCGAAATGATCGGCTCAATAGCCCACCAGTGGCGCCAGCCGCTGAACGCGCTTGCTCTGCTGATTCAGGACATTGAGGAAGCGCACTTCTGCGGTGAGATAACCGACAAATACATCACAGCGTCAGTATCCGATGCCATGAAGCAGATAAACCATATGTCCGTCACGATTGACGATTTCCGCAATTTTTTCAGACCGAGCAAGGAGAAAACAAAAATCAGTGTTCCCGCCGCCGTGATTGAGGTTATTGCTCTCATGGCATCGCAGATTTCAAATAATTCGATCAGTGTGGATTTCTCATGCAGCGCAAAAGGCAGTGAAGACGGCACTGACTGCAAAACGGCTTATCCGGAAATCTACATAAACGGCTACTCCAACGAGTTTAAGCATGTGATAATGAACATACTCAACAACGCCAAGGATGAAATAATAAAAACCAAAGAGAAGGAGAATAAAAACGGACTTATAACCATCTCCGTGACCGCTGAAAACGGACTCGTCCGCATATCCGTCAAGGATACCGGAGGCGGTATAGCTCCGGAGTTTATCGACAGAATCTTTGAGCCTTACTTCACAACAAAAAACCCCGATAAGGGCACGGGAATAGGTCTTTATATGGCAAAGGTCATCATCGAAAACAATATGGGAGGAAGACTCTGCGCTCTGAACAGAGAGGAGGGAGGCGCTGAATTCATTATTGAACTTGAGGAAACCGGATCGGATGAAACCAAGGACTCCTGA
- a CDS encoding OmpP1/FadL family transporter has translation MFRRLILIIAAACFILPSAAFASGFAINEQGAKALGMGGAFAAQADDPTAVYYNPAGITQLEGTQVSLGFSLIQPSTEFEGQYFGGSVSGETEDKTFVIPNLYITTKINDRLSFGFGSFINFGLGMDWKDDWAGAYLVGGRNAEIATYTFNPVLAYRVTNDLSLAAGLVYQRMDVTIESMTTPAALASGIPSSPLKLEGDSDAWGWNVAAHYKLGKNWRFGLSYRPEMKHEVEGTSKTDSPLAAVYEISGDFKADITLPAVTYVAAAWSNGKWTFEFDGQYTQWSSYDELNPEGLSDIGVKPKNWDDVWALRFGGQYKLNEMVDLRAGIIRDYSPIPDEWVDPMLPSGDRWLYTVGAGFHFGKSFDLDLAYNYLDDENRKFDNEAGNIVKNTDATRLTGEFKNTDAHIFAVNLTYKF, from the coding sequence ATGTTCAGGCGTTTAATTTTAATTATTGCTGCTGCGTGTTTTATTTTACCTTCGGCGGCGTTTGCCAGCGGTTTTGCGATTAACGAGCAGGGCGCAAAGGCACTGGGTATGGGGGGCGCATTCGCGGCTCAGGCTGACGATCCCACGGCGGTTTACTACAACCCCGCAGGCATTACCCAGCTTGAAGGAACTCAGGTTTCTTTGGGATTCTCTCTTATTCAGCCTTCCACTGAATTTGAAGGTCAGTATTTCGGAGGTTCTGTTTCCGGTGAAACAGAAGACAAGACTTTTGTCATCCCCAACCTTTATATAACAACAAAAATCAACGACAGGCTTTCATTCGGCTTCGGCTCCTTCATCAATTTCGGTCTCGGAATGGACTGGAAAGACGACTGGGCGGGCGCTTATCTTGTAGGCGGAAGAAACGCTGAAATAGCCACATACACTTTTAACCCCGTTCTTGCATACAGAGTCACAAATGATCTCAGCCTCGCTGCCGGTCTTGTTTACCAGAGAATGGATGTGACTATAGAGTCTATGACCACCCCCGCTGCTCTTGCAAGCGGCATTCCTTCTTCCCCTCTCAAGCTTGAAGGCGACAGCGACGCGTGGGGATGGAACGTCGCCGCTCATTATAAGCTCGGCAAAAACTGGCGTTTCGGTCTCAGTTACAGACCCGAAATGAAGCACGAAGTTGAAGGAACAAGTAAAACTGATTCTCCTCTTGCTGCCGTCTACGAAATCTCAGGAGACTTCAAAGCCGATATAACTCTGCCCGCGGTCACGTACGTTGCCGCTGCATGGTCAAACGGCAAATGGACTTTTGAATTTGACGGACAGTATACACAGTGGTCGTCATACGATGAGCTTAACCCCGAAGGTCTCTCGGACATAGGCGTGAAGCCCAAAAACTGGGATGACGTGTGGGCACTCCGTTTCGGCGGTCAGTATAAGCTTAATGAAATGGTCGATCTCCGCGCGGGCATAATCAGAGACTACAGTCCCATCCCCGATGAGTGGGTAGACCCTATGCTCCCCTCCGGTGACCGCTGGCTTTACACTGTGGGTGCGGGCTTTCATTTCGGCAAAAGCTTTGACCTTGATCTTGCCTACAACTATCTTGATGACGAAAACAGAAAGTTCGATAACGAAGCGGGCAATATCGTAAAAAATACTGACGCAACCAGACTTACCGGTGAGTTCAAAAACACAGACGCGCACATATTCGCAGTCAACCTTACCTACAAGTTCTAA
- a CDS encoding HipA domain-containing protein produces the protein MRCPVTYEETNYRYSEAGLKIINRSLKELHELPYTKDELRIEAAARSEKMSIQGVQPKLPARLNVKGGVFELTNGGGQYILKPQSADYPELPENEDLTMRLAKSYGLDVPLHFMIYGKDGALTYVIKRFDRAGKNRKLSVEDFAQLSGATRDTKYRSSMEQVAKIIEKYCTFPQIEKEKLFKLTLFSFITGNEDMHLKNFSLIYEGGKVQLSPVYDLLNTTAAVPNPIEELALPLNAKKNRITKADLADYYGKERLGLNEKVIDKALSSLESVSAGWGKTIEKSFLSAGMKEKYLKLLTERRKRLF, from the coding sequence ATGAGGTGCCCGGTTACCTATGAAGAGACTAATTACAGATACAGTGAAGCGGGTTTGAAAATCATTAACCGTAGCCTGAAAGAACTGCATGAACTGCCTTACACGAAAGACGAGCTCCGCATTGAGGCAGCGGCTAGGTCTGAAAAGATGTCTATCCAAGGCGTTCAGCCGAAGCTGCCCGCAAGGCTGAATGTCAAGGGAGGCGTTTTTGAGCTTACGAACGGGGGCGGGCAGTATATTCTAAAGCCGCAGTCTGCCGATTACCCTGAACTGCCCGAAAATGAAGACCTGACAATGCGGCTTGCGAAATCTTACGGACTGGATGTGCCGCTCCATTTCATGATTTACGGTAAAGACGGCGCACTCACATATGTAATTAAGCGTTTTGACCGTGCGGGAAAAAACAGGAAACTGTCTGTTGAGGATTTTGCCCAGCTGTCCGGAGCGACACGGGATACCAAGTACCGCTCCAGCATGGAGCAGGTGGCGAAAATAATAGAAAAATACTGCACTTTCCCGCAAATAGAAAAAGAGAAGCTTTTTAAGCTGACCCTGTTTTCGTTTATCACAGGAAACGAGGATATGCACCTGAAAAACTTCTCTCTGATATATGAGGGCGGTAAAGTTCAGCTTTCACCTGTTTATGATCTCCTCAACACAACTGCTGCTGTTCCCAACCCCATAGAAGAGCTTGCATTGCCGCTTAATGCCAAAAAGAACAGAATAACCAAAGCCGACCTTGCGGATTATTACGGGAAAGAAAGGCTTGGTCTGAATGAGAAGGTGATTGATAAAGCGCTGTCATCACTTGAATCTGTTTCTGCGGGCTGGGGCAAGACAATTGAGAAAAGCTTTCTTTCCGCAGGCATGAAGGAAAAATATTTAAAACTGCTCACGGAACGCCGGAAAAGATTATTTTAA
- a CDS encoding HipA N-terminal domain-containing protein, protein MRKALVYQQGIPAGFLTETERGYEFQYLPDYDGTAVSLTLPVAGKPYQFDDFPPFFDGLLPEGYLLESLLRRLKIDRNDSFSQLIAVGADLVGSVTVKEAAE, encoded by the coding sequence ATGCGTAAGGCGCTTGTATACCAACAGGGGATACCTGCCGGATTTCTCACTGAGACTGAACGCGGGTACGAATTCCAATATCTTCCGGATTATGACGGCACAGCAGTTTCACTCACACTTCCTGTAGCAGGCAAACCCTATCAGTTTGATGATTTTCCGCCTTTTTTCGACGGACTTCTGCCGGAGGGTTATCTGCTTGAATCACTGCTGAGAAGGCTCAAGATCGACCGCAACGATTCTTTTTCACAATTAATCGCTGTGGGGGCTGATCTTGTCGGTTCTGTCACTGTGAAAGAGGCGGCGGAATGA
- a CDS encoding symporter small accessory protein gives MLGLSGWAVPLGFILMLLSAVLCIIYGIINWNKGYMTDEEFLQEQAWAEEERKVEETL, from the coding sequence ATGCTCGGTTTATCAGGATGGGCGGTTCCGCTGGGATTTATTCTTATGCTTCTCAGCGCCGTGCTCTGCATTATCTACGGAATAATCAACTGGAATAAAGGCTACATGACCGATGAGGAATTTCTTCAGGAACAGGCATGGGCTGAGGAAGAAAGAAAAGTTGAGGAGACACTCTGA
- a CDS encoding anaerobic ribonucleoside-triphosphate reductase activating protein, with protein sequence MSHTDFFIAGFTPVSLIDYPGEVAATVFTHGCNLRCRYCHNPLLVTGRKRDNKSSEFFSYMAVRNIGAVAVTGGEPLFSDHITDFVTFLKNDGIKIKLDTNGFAPARLIPLLEKRLIDYAAVDIKGFCAEDIEYMTRTARSTEPFVKTIRALKESGIPFELRYTAWKKPDEESLFWLADFARDVPVALQFLQRSTPLLDKRFSPPMNKAEFYSLKALFESYFGKVAVRE encoded by the coding sequence ATGAGTCACACAGACTTCTTTATTGCAGGCTTTACGCCCGTAAGTCTCATAGATTACCCGGGGGAGGTGGCGGCAACTGTCTTCACCCACGGCTGCAACCTCAGGTGCAGATACTGCCACAATCCCCTTCTGGTAACCGGCAGAAAAAGGGACAACAAGTCATCCGAGTTTTTTTCTTATATGGCTGTAAGAAATATAGGGGCTGTCGCCGTAACCGGCGGCGAGCCTCTTTTTTCAGATCATATCACTGATTTTGTCACTTTTCTCAAGAATGACGGAATCAAAATCAAGCTGGACACCAACGGGTTTGCCCCGGCAAGGCTGATACCGCTTCTGGAAAAGAGGCTTATCGATTACGCCGCGGTGGATATAAAAGGCTTCTGCGCGGAGGACATAGAGTACATGACCCGCACTGCCCGCTCCACCGAGCCTTTTGTGAAAACCATCAGGGCTCTTAAGGAGAGCGGAATCCCCTTTGAGCTGCGTTATACCGCATGGAAGAAGCCGGACGAGGAATCCCTCTTCTGGCTGGCAGACTTCGCGCGGGATGTGCCTGTGGCTCTCCAGTTTCTTCAAAGATCAACGCCGCTGCTGGACAAGCGTTTCTCCCCGCCGATGAACAAGGCTGAGTTTTACTCGCTGAAGGCTCTGTTTGAATCATATTTCGGCAAGGTTGCCGTCAGGGAGTGA
- a CDS encoding ribonucleoside triphosphate reductase has product MIEKVMKRDGRFVPFDQERIANAIFKAAKSVGGTDRNNAAALSLIVTRKLTDACERYGSCSVEEIQDCVEKVLIEQGHAKTAKAFIIYRKQRADIRSITDSMEGFESIVETYLGGSDWRVNENSNTTYALQGLNNYISSTVTAKYWLNKIYPPEVQKAHTEGDFHIHDLGLLAVYCCGWDLKDLLMKGFRGVAGKVESKPAKHLRTALGQIANFFYTLQGEAAGAQAFANFDTYLAPFIAYDKLSYKEVKQAMQEFVFNLNVPTRVGFQTPFTNLTMDLYVPSTHKDEAVIIGGEVTDRTYGEFQEEMFLINRAFMEVMMEGDAKGRIFTFPIPTYNVSKDFDWEHPIVVELMKITAKYGIPYFANFVNSDMSPEDARSMCCRLRLDNRELRKRGGGLFGANPLTGSIGVVTINLPRIGYTAGSEEEFFNKLSSLMDLSRDSLRIKRKSLEKLTENGLYPYARFYLEDIHARFGQFWKNHFNTIGIIGMNEAALNFIGVDIMNKEGLEFAEKILNFMRGKLAQFQEEDDMLYNLEATPAEGTSYRLAKRDIKDYPEIITSGSLERPYYTNSTQIPVEKARDLFAALDHQDRLQPLYTGGTVFHVFLGESVDEPSAVGKLLKEITCCYKIPYITITPTFSVCPVHGYLKGKHPECPLCAEEKKAEIFKELEKLKAEV; this is encoded by the coding sequence ATGATTGAAAAAGTTATGAAACGTGACGGACGCTTTGTCCCCTTTGATCAGGAGCGCATAGCGAACGCCATCTTCAAGGCGGCGAAATCCGTCGGCGGAACGGACAGGAACAATGCCGCCGCCCTTTCCCTTATTGTAACCAGAAAGCTTACCGATGCCTGCGAACGCTACGGTTCCTGCTCCGTGGAGGAGATACAGGACTGCGTGGAAAAGGTGCTCATTGAACAGGGGCATGCCAAAACAGCCAAGGCATTTATAATATACAGGAAACAGCGTGCGGACATCCGCTCCATCACAGACAGCATGGAAGGGTTTGAATCCATAGTGGAGACATACCTCGGCGGAAGCGACTGGCGTGTCAACGAAAACAGCAATACAACCTACGCTCTGCAGGGGCTGAACAACTATATTTCATCCACGGTAACCGCCAAATACTGGCTGAACAAAATTTACCCGCCCGAAGTACAGAAAGCACATACGGAAGGGGATTTCCACATACACGATCTCGGTCTGCTCGCCGTTTACTGCTGCGGCTGGGATCTGAAAGACCTTCTGATGAAGGGTTTCAGGGGGGTTGCGGGCAAGGTGGAAAGCAAGCCCGCCAAACATCTCCGCACAGCTCTGGGGCAGATAGCCAACTTCTTCTACACATTGCAGGGGGAAGCGGCGGGCGCTCAGGCGTTCGCCAACTTCGACACATACCTTGCGCCGTTCATAGCCTATGACAAGCTCTCTTATAAAGAGGTCAAGCAGGCTATGCAGGAGTTTGTTTTTAATCTCAATGTGCCTACACGTGTGGGCTTCCAGACTCCGTTTACCAATCTCACCATGGATTTATACGTTCCCTCCACCCACAAAGACGAGGCGGTGATAATCGGCGGCGAAGTTACGGACAGAACCTACGGCGAGTTTCAGGAAGAGATGTTTCTCATCAACCGCGCGTTCATGGAAGTTATGATGGAAGGGGATGCGAAAGGACGTATTTTCACTTTCCCCATACCTACTTACAATGTTTCAAAAGACTTTGACTGGGAACATCCCATAGTTGTTGAGCTGATGAAAATCACGGCGAAATACGGGATTCCCTATTTCGCCAACTTCGTAAACAGCGACATGAGTCCCGAAGACGCACGCAGCATGTGCTGCCGTCTGCGTCTGGACAACAGGGAGCTCCGCAAACGGGGAGGGGGGCTCTTCGGCGCAAACCCCCTCACAGGCTCCATCGGGGTTGTCACAATAAATCTGCCGAGAATCGGCTATACCGCAGGCAGTGAGGAGGAGTTCTTCAATAAGCTCTCATCCCTCATGGATCTCTCGCGGGACAGCCTTAGAATAAAACGTAAGTCTCTGGAGAAGCTGACGGAAAACGGGCTTTACCCGTACGCAAGGTTCTACCTTGAGGATATTCATGCCCGCTTCGGTCAGTTCTGGAAAAACCACTTCAACACCATAGGCATAATAGGCATGAACGAAGCCGCGCTGAACTTCATCGGCGTGGATATTATGAATAAAGAAGGTCTGGAGTTTGCCGAAAAGATACTTAACTTCATGCGCGGCAAGCTGGCGCAGTTTCAGGAGGAGGACGATATGCTCTACAACCTTGAAGCTACGCCCGCCGAAGGAACCTCATACCGTCTTGCCAAACGTGACATCAAGGACTACCCTGAGATCATCACTTCCGGCTCCCTTGAGCGCCCCTACTACACCAACTCCACGCAGATTCCGGTGGAGAAGGCAAGGGATCTCTTCGCGGCGCTTGATCATCAGGACAGGCTCCAGCCGCTTTACACAGGCGGTACAGTGTTCCACGTTTTCCTCGGTGAATCAGTGGATGAGCCGTCGGCAGTGGGCAAACTGCTGAAAGAAATAACATGCTGCTATAAAATACCTTATATAACAATAACTCCCACATTCTCCGTATGCCCGGTGCATGGCTATCTCAAGGGTAAGCATCCCGAATGCCCTCTCTGCGCGGAGGAGAAGAAAGCGGAAATTTTCAAAGAACTGGAAAAGCTCAAAGCCGAAGTTTAG
- a CDS encoding sodium:solute symporter family protein, translating to MSLPLLTFVVIIYLSIVGWLTVKAYKGTVSTADYMVAGRQIHPFVMAMSYGATFISTSAIVGFGGAAAVFGMSLLWLTVLTIFVGVFVAFVFFGRRTRVMGLNLNAHTFPEFIGLRFQSRTLQGLAGLLIFVAMPLYASVVLMGGAKFIAQILSVNYNAALFFLTVIVAVYVVMGGLKGVMYTDAFQGSVMFAGMLILLFFTYWKMGGVIDAHQKLTDMADIAVSIFGAQGHTGWTSFPTLGSPFWVTVVTTMVMGVGIGVLAQPQLIVRFMTVKSNRELNRAVLIGGVFVLVAVGVAFIVGALSNVYFYYMNPETAGKISLVAANKNVEEIIPLYISKAMPQWFTAIFTITMLSAAMSTLSSQFHAMGTSLGRDIYEKWLRKSGNSVLITKAGIIFTIMLSYFFAWGLPLFFDGGTAIIARGTAIFFGICAAAFLPLYFGAIYSRRITKFAAFTGFTAGTIISFFWLFFVHDKVSGPMMICKAVFGVNSLAEGTIWAAVDPLVIGLPVSALITLATAFAGKQLPKEHVEKCFHGIGK from the coding sequence ATGAGTCTTCCTCTTCTTACATTTGTCGTCATAATCTACCTTTCGATTGTCGGCTGGCTCACAGTTAAGGCATACAAAGGCACTGTCAGCACTGCTGATTACATGGTCGCCGGACGGCAGATCCACCCCTTTGTCATGGCAATGTCATACGGCGCAACGTTTATCTCGACATCGGCGATTGTCGGCTTCGGCGGCGCGGCGGCGGTTTTCGGCATGAGTCTTCTCTGGCTTACTGTTCTTACTATTTTCGTGGGCGTTTTTGTCGCCTTTGTCTTTTTCGGCAGACGCACAAGGGTCATGGGACTGAATCTCAATGCCCACACCTTCCCTGAGTTTATAGGTCTGCGCTTTCAGTCCCGCACGCTTCAGGGGCTCGCGGGGCTTCTAATATTTGTTGCCATGCCACTTTACGCCAGCGTGGTTCTCATGGGCGGAGCGAAGTTCATAGCGCAGATATTAAGCGTTAACTACAACGCGGCTCTCTTTTTCCTCACTGTCATAGTGGCTGTTTACGTTGTTATGGGCGGGCTTAAGGGTGTTATGTATACCGATGCCTTTCAGGGCTCGGTGATGTTTGCGGGGATGCTTATCCTCCTTTTTTTCACCTACTGGAAAATGGGCGGAGTAATAGATGCTCATCAGAAGCTTACGGACATGGCGGACATAGCGGTGAGCATATTCGGCGCTCAGGGGCACACGGGCTGGACATCTTTCCCGACCCTCGGCTCGCCGTTCTGGGTGACGGTGGTCACCACCATGGTAATGGGTGTAGGGATCGGCGTTCTGGCACAGCCTCAGCTTATCGTCCGCTTCATGACAGTTAAAAGCAACAGGGAGCTTAACCGTGCCGTGCTCATAGGCGGGGTGTTCGTTCTTGTGGCTGTGGGAGTGGCGTTCATAGTCGGCGCGCTCTCTAATGTGTATTTCTATTATATGAATCCGGAAACAGCGGGGAAAATATCCCTCGTCGCCGCCAACAAAAATGTGGAGGAGATTATCCCTCTCTATATAAGCAAAGCCATGCCACAGTGGTTTACCGCGATATTCACCATAACCATGCTTTCAGCTGCAATGAGTACGCTGAGCTCTCAGTTTCATGCAATGGGAACCTCCCTCGGCAGGGATATTTATGAAAAATGGCTGAGAAAATCGGGAAATTCGGTGCTTATCACAAAAGCGGGCATAATCTTCACGATCATGCTCAGCTACTTCTTCGCGTGGGGGCTGCCTCTGTTCTTTGACGGCGGAACAGCGATAATCGCAAGGGGAACGGCCATCTTCTTCGGCATATGCGCCGCAGCCTTCCTGCCGCTGTATTTCGGAGCGATATACTCAAGACGGATCACGAAGTTCGCAGCATTCACAGGCTTTACGGCGGGAACGATAATCAGCTTTTTCTGGCTTTTCTTCGTGCATGACAAGGTTTCAGGACCTATGATGATTTGCAAGGCGGTATTCGGCGTGAACTCTCTGGCGGAGGGCACTATCTGGGCGGCGGTTGACCCGCTTGTGATAGGTCTGCCCGTGTCGGCGCTGATTACGCTTGCCACAGCATTCGCAGGAAAACAGCTTCCGAAGGAACACGTGGAAAAGTGCTTTCACGGCATCGGGAAATAA
- a CDS encoding type II toxin-antitoxin system Y4mF family antitoxin, translated as MELAEIIKDARKAAGLTQKELAEHAGVAKNLIYDLEKGKMTIRYENILKVLHILNIKVKYISPLGSKDA; from the coding sequence ATGGAACTTGCTGAGATAATTAAAGATGCAAGGAAGGCGGCAGGGCTGACACAGAAAGAGCTTGCGGAACATGCCGGTGTTGCGAAAAACCTCATATATGACCTTGAAAAAGGCAAAATGACAATCAGATACGAAAATATTTTAAAGGTTCTGCACATCCTTAATATTAAAGTGAAATATATTTCTCCGTTAGGCAGTAAAGATGCGTAA
- a CDS encoding DUF2325 domain-containing protein, with product MTVSIVGGLDRLEKEYINAGKVLGVKTKVILKKQTHIADILENSDAIVLLTSNIAHGVASKARSISKQKNVPLFQIHNCSVKSVEGTIEKCLRLFDNGECMGDCINCSQYAKNV from the coding sequence ATGACTGTATCAATAGTAGGCGGGCTGGACAGACTCGAAAAAGAGTACATCAACGCCGGCAAGGTTCTCGGCGTGAAGACCAAGGTCATTCTCAAGAAACAGACCCACATAGCCGACATTTTGGAAAACAGCGACGCTATAGTTCTTCTTACCTCAAACATAGCACACGGAGTTGCCAGCAAAGCAAGAAGCATTTCCAAACAGAAAAATGTGCCCCTGTTTCAGATTCACAACTGTAGCGTCAAAAGCGTTGAGGGAACCATTGAGAAATGCCTCAGACTTTTTGATAACGGAGAATGTATGGGCGACTGCATAAACTGCAGCCAATACGCCAAAAATGTCTAA